In Arcobacter ellisii, a genomic segment contains:
- a CDS encoding response regulator transcription factor produces the protein MHSDKLKNIITYTKNFNVLYIEDNLDVQFQTNKMLSSFFKKIELADNGKIALDLFNKECFDLIITDIKMPLVDGISFIETVRIKNKKIPIIVLSAHDDKEYFMKTINEGIDGYILKPYTLEQIAETLDKLIDKYDLKKKYDNRVKLKYGFVWDKTTNQLLKNNEIIKLSKYERNLFELFLLTNCVSKTYDEIEYNLFNNYEDNTKRLRNLITRLKLKLNCDLFEAVYSFGYTLKYEEEE, from the coding sequence ATGCATAGTGATAAATTAAAGAATATTATAACTTATACAAAAAACTTTAATGTTTTGTATATAGAAGATAATCTTGATGTACAATTTCAAACAAACAAAATGTTATCTTCATTTTTTAAAAAAATTGAATTAGCAGATAATGGAAAAATTGCCCTTGATTTATTCAATAAAGAGTGCTTTGATCTAATAATTACAGATATAAAAATGCCTTTGGTTGATGGTATATCTTTTATTGAAACAGTAAGAATAAAAAATAAAAAAATTCCTATAATTGTACTTTCTGCCCACGATGACAAAGAATATTTTATGAAGACTATTAATGAAGGAATTGATGGTTATATTTTAAAACCTTATACTTTGGAACAAATTGCAGAAACTTTAGATAAATTGATTGACAAATATGACTTAAAAAAGAAATATGATAATAGAGTCAAATTAAAATATGGTTTTGTTTGGGATAAAACTACTAATCAATTATTAAAAAACAATGAAATAATAAAACTATCAAAATATGAAAGAAACCTTTTTGAACTATTTCTTCTTACAAATTGTGTATCAAAGACTTATGATGAGATTGAATACAATTTATTTAATAATTATGAAGATAATACAAAAAGATTGAGAAATTTAATAACAAGACTAAAATTAAAATTAAATTGTGATTTATTTGAAGCAGTTTACTCTTTTGGATATACTCTAAAATATGAAGAAGAAG